In Streptomyces sp. NBC_00878, a single window of DNA contains:
- a CDS encoding LamG-like jellyroll fold domain-containing protein has product MALLSPLVVPLADAQAAVPEAESAELSEGQTALSEAAESGKRVEVTGERSERTTVFANPDGYTFTLQESSVPVRVVKPGGGWQLPDATLVKREDGSVAPKAAAPQIVFSGGGDREPLARIAHTGRSLELEWPGTLPEPKLDGASALYAEVFPDVDLKVTATVESFKHVLVVKSRKAAASAELEKLTFGLRTEGLKVREGNAGNVTAVDSDGNAVFKAPPARMWDSAGKAAKDQAPSTQRALADAGDPADPSESAPSGSGVEPGQGDAVARMDVKVTEGLLSVTPDAGMLAQSDASKFPLFIDPSVTWGESERTLLRSDGYEDYAWGNGEDDLGKGAGKCGTWNGYYCGPGYVQRLYFEFSPASLKGKRVLDTTFRVTEPWAFQCDPRWVDLIRTKDNISSSTTWASRPGGWDTMGDRLVSAGRGSLCDPDSPDAPIEFNDNPDESNENLTPTVRDFAAGKFDRLTLMVKAHDETDTSAWKRFRNDAVLEVDFVGLPDKPTGVGLAAGTGTVCEKSETDQAIVSNPRPLLRATTQTKAGGESGAQLRINYDIDQKNASDGTWSDTTPPGTGDLMPPSGYAGDGRALALSWSTLNDGSLYRYRAWVRSYYNGGNSFLSGPSNATTTGWCYFKVDSSAPKAPQIAISDPYRACTAEACMPNGGPGQKATFTFSPDTTDTNVVRYQYKLPDQDTWTSKTGSTVSVEFTPQRSGTHTLQVHAVDNVGSGRPGADNTVEFLVAAGEGPIGRWRFDEASGAAKDSATAGGTTRHDAVLGGGAVRDDRGRRGLITHDAQGLPLENAVTDKGLALNGSTGYAATQSPVLETRSAYTLSAWVRLDSLTKPATVLGQTGPDGNAFALWYLADTKKWYFGVRAVGASGYQGRYSVYEAQANVWTHLAATYDPVKGEQVFYVDGRRQGTPLAVSQSVTTDQPLQFGRLQLTSSYTYHLPGSIDEVAVWQRALEPEEVAEEAQLLTSQTFAAAELVADWDASRGSGTTVADTTSGYGRPLTLSSGASLDGSAIVLDGVDDAATANGPLVYDHAAFTVSTVARLNGAALADKDVGYIGQVLGQRTADGSAWGIWYELTGKETVLDDETFEEKTVSVGKWHFGRLNADGTFSSVVSDEAAAPDTSVRLTGIYNSLNGTISLYLGHNQNGDAEEFTVKLGTGDFALGKAFNGDAWKHYLPVRVAEVRLWAGAMAGSEQIDATIGG; this is encoded by the coding sequence ATGGCACTGCTGTCCCCGCTTGTAGTGCCGTTGGCGGACGCGCAGGCGGCCGTTCCGGAAGCCGAATCTGCTGAGTTGTCGGAAGGGCAGACTGCCCTGTCCGAGGCGGCCGAATCCGGCAAGCGGGTGGAGGTCACGGGCGAGCGTTCCGAGCGGACAACCGTGTTCGCCAACCCGGACGGTTACACCTTCACCTTGCAGGAGTCGTCGGTTCCGGTGCGGGTGGTCAAACCCGGCGGGGGATGGCAACTGCCCGATGCCACGCTGGTCAAACGCGAGGATGGATCGGTGGCGCCCAAGGCGGCCGCGCCGCAGATCGTGTTCTCCGGTGGCGGCGACCGGGAGCCGTTGGCGCGAATCGCTCATACGGGGCGGTCCTTGGAACTGGAGTGGCCGGGCACACTGCCTGAACCGAAACTCGATGGTGCCAGTGCGTTGTATGCCGAGGTGTTTCCGGACGTCGACCTGAAGGTGACGGCGACCGTTGAGAGTTTCAAGCATGTGCTGGTGGTCAAGTCGCGCAAGGCCGCGGCAAGCGCGGAGTTGGAGAAACTCACCTTCGGGTTGAGGACCGAAGGGTTGAAGGTCCGGGAAGGCAATGCCGGAAACGTGACAGCGGTAGATTCCGACGGGAACGCCGTTTTCAAAGCACCTCCGGCTCGGATGTGGGACTCGGCCGGCAAGGCTGCCAAGGATCAAGCGCCCTCGACTCAGCGGGCATTGGCTGATGCAGGGGATCCCGCCGACCCGTCCGAGTCCGCCCCGTCGGGCTCAGGGGTCGAGCCGGGCCAGGGCGATGCAGTAGCGCGGATGGACGTGAAGGTCACCGAGGGATTGCTGTCGGTCACCCCGGACGCCGGGATGCTGGCCCAGTCGGATGCATCGAAGTTCCCGCTGTTCATCGACCCGAGCGTGACGTGGGGGGAGTCGGAGCGCACATTGCTGCGCTCCGACGGTTATGAGGACTACGCCTGGGGCAACGGCGAGGACGACCTGGGCAAAGGCGCGGGCAAGTGCGGGACATGGAACGGCTACTACTGCGGGCCGGGCTATGTGCAGCGCCTGTACTTCGAGTTCTCGCCGGCCAGTTTGAAGGGCAAGAGGGTTCTGGACACGACCTTCAGGGTGACTGAGCCATGGGCGTTCCAGTGTGATCCGCGCTGGGTGGATCTGATCCGCACCAAGGACAACATCTCTTCCTCCACCACATGGGCTTCCCGTCCAGGGGGCTGGGACACCATGGGAGACCGCCTCGTGTCGGCTGGGCGTGGGTCGCTGTGCGATCCGGACTCGCCGGACGCACCGATCGAATTCAACGACAACCCGGATGAGTCGAACGAGAACCTGACGCCGACGGTGCGTGACTTCGCGGCCGGAAAGTTCGACCGGCTCACATTGATGGTCAAGGCGCACGACGAGACGGACACTTCAGCCTGGAAGCGGTTCCGCAATGACGCGGTGCTCGAGGTGGACTTTGTTGGCCTGCCGGACAAGCCGACCGGTGTCGGACTGGCAGCCGGCACCGGGACAGTGTGTGAGAAGAGCGAGACTGATCAGGCAATCGTGTCAAACCCGCGGCCGCTACTGCGGGCGACGACACAGACCAAGGCGGGCGGAGAGTCGGGCGCCCAACTGCGTATTAACTACGACATCGACCAGAAGAACGCCAGCGACGGGACCTGGTCGGACACGACGCCCCCTGGCACGGGTGACCTGATGCCGCCGAGCGGCTATGCGGGGGATGGCAGAGCACTTGCCCTGTCCTGGTCGACGCTCAACGACGGATCCCTGTACCGGTACCGGGCGTGGGTGCGCTCCTACTACAACGGGGGCAACAGCTTCCTTTCCGGGCCGTCGAACGCGACGACGACCGGCTGGTGCTACTTCAAGGTCGACTCCTCAGCGCCCAAGGCCCCGCAGATCGCGATCAGCGATCCGTATAGGGCGTGCACTGCCGAGGCCTGCATGCCCAATGGCGGCCCCGGGCAGAAGGCCACCTTCACCTTCAGCCCCGACACAACGGATACCAACGTCGTCCGCTACCAGTACAAATTGCCCGACCAGGATACCTGGACCAGTAAGACTGGATCGACGGTGAGCGTTGAGTTCACACCTCAGCGATCGGGGACGCATACCCTGCAGGTGCACGCTGTGGACAACGTGGGAAGCGGCAGACCTGGCGCCGACAACACAGTGGAGTTCCTGGTTGCTGCCGGCGAGGGGCCGATCGGGCGCTGGCGTTTTGACGAAGCCAGCGGCGCGGCGAAGGACTCCGCCACGGCCGGCGGCACGACCCGGCACGACGCAGTGCTCGGCGGCGGTGCCGTCCGTGATGACCGAGGGCGCCGCGGGCTGATCACCCACGATGCGCAGGGGCTGCCACTGGAGAACGCAGTCACCGACAAAGGCCTGGCCCTCAACGGTAGCACCGGCTACGCGGCGACCCAGAGCCCTGTGTTGGAGACCCGCTCTGCGTACACCCTCTCGGCGTGGGTCCGTTTGGACTCCCTGACCAAGCCTGCGACTGTCCTGGGGCAGACCGGGCCGGACGGCAATGCATTCGCCCTGTGGTACTTGGCGGACACGAAGAAGTGGTATTTCGGTGTGCGCGCAGTCGGCGCGTCCGGCTACCAGGGCCGCTACTCGGTCTATGAGGCGCAGGCCAATGTCTGGACGCACCTTGCCGCCACCTATGACCCGGTGAAGGGGGAGCAGGTGTTCTATGTCGACGGACGACGGCAAGGCACCCCCCTCGCTGTGTCGCAGTCCGTTACGACCGATCAGCCGCTGCAGTTCGGCAGGCTTCAGCTCACGAGCAGCTACACCTATCACCTGCCCGGTTCGATCGATGAGGTCGCGGTGTGGCAGAGGGCGCTGGAGCCCGAGGAGGTCGCAGAGGAGGCCCAGTTGCTGACGTCGCAGACCTTTGCTGCGGCGGAATTGGTGGCGGACTGGGATGCGTCCAGGGGCAGCGGCACCACGGTTGCGGACACGACCTCCGGTTACGGCAGGCCCCTGACCCTGAGCAGCGGGGCATCGCTGGACGGATCGGCGATCGTGCTGGACGGGGTGGACGATGCAGCCACCGCGAACGGCCCGCTGGTGTACGACCATGCGGCCTTCACCGTCTCCACCGTGGCGAGGCTCAACGGAGCCGCACTGGCGGATAAGGACGTCGGCTACATCGGGCAGGTTCTGGGTCAGCGCACCGCGGACGGATCGGCGTGGGGGATCTGGTACGAGCTCACCGGCAAAGAGACCGTGCTGGACGACGAAACCTTCGAGGAGAAGACGGTCTCGGTCGGCAAGTGGCACTTCGGCCGCTTGAACGCGGACGGCACATTCAGTTCCGTCGTCTCCGACGAGGCTGCCGCACCCGATACCTCGGTCCGTCTCACCGGCATCTATAACTCCTTGAACGGGACGATCAGTCTGTATCTCGGCCACAACCAAAACGGTGATGCCGAGGAGTTCACGGTCAAGCTCGGCACGGGCGACTTCGCCCTGGGCAAAGCCTTCAACGGCGACGCATGGAAGCACTATCTGCCGGTCCGGGTCGCGGAAGTCCGGCTGTGGGCGGGCGCGATGGCCGGCTCCGAACAGATTGACGCCACCATCGGCGGCTGA
- a CDS encoding transposase has product MLRKNADFRSTWGKADAPPREVPMFTVVPRRWVIERSSARLARYLRLSRDYEYLTTSQENAIYLATVVILLQRTAKALP; this is encoded by the coding sequence GTGCTGCGCAAGAACGCCGACTTCCGCAGTACCTGGGGCAAGGCCGACGCTCCACCACGTGAGGTGCCGATGTTCACGGTGGTTCCGCGCCGTTGGGTGATCGAGCGGAGTTCTGCCAGGCTGGCCCGGTACCTGAGACTTTCCAGGGACTACGAGTACTTGACCACCAGCCAGGAGAACGCGATCTACCTGGCCACGGTCGTGATCCTGCTGCAGCGGACAGCAAAAGCCCTACCTTGA
- the ychF gene encoding redox-regulated ATPase YchF, with the protein MSLTIGIVGLPNVGKSTLFNALTKNDVLAANYPFATIEPNVGVVGVPDPRLAKLAEIFSSQKILPATVDFVDIAGIVRGASEGEGLGNKFLANIRESDAICQVIRAFKDENVVHVDGKVSPKDDIETINTELILADLQTIEKVLPRLQKESRIKKDIAPKVAAVEAAKEILDAGQTLFAAGIKQDSDQEALLHDLHLLTVKPFLYVFNVDEDELTDDAFKAEQSALVAPAEAIFLNAKLEQDLAELDEEDALELLQSVGAEEPGLATLARVGFTTLGLQTYLTAGPKESRAWTIKKGATAPEAAGVIHTDFQKGFIKAEVISFADLVETGSVAEARAKGKARMEGKDYVMQDGDVVEFRFNV; encoded by the coding sequence GTGTCGCTCACGATCGGAATCGTCGGTCTGCCGAATGTCGGCAAGTCGACCCTGTTCAACGCCCTGACCAAGAACGACGTGCTGGCGGCCAACTACCCGTTCGCCACGATCGAGCCGAACGTCGGCGTGGTCGGCGTCCCCGACCCCCGCCTGGCGAAGCTGGCGGAGATCTTCAGCTCCCAGAAGATCCTCCCGGCGACGGTCGACTTCGTCGATATCGCGGGCATCGTGCGCGGCGCGAGCGAGGGCGAGGGCCTCGGCAACAAGTTCCTCGCGAACATCCGCGAGTCCGACGCGATCTGCCAGGTCATCCGCGCCTTCAAGGACGAGAACGTCGTGCACGTGGACGGCAAGGTCTCGCCGAAGGACGACATCGAGACGATCAACACCGAGCTGATCCTCGCGGACCTGCAGACCATCGAGAAGGTCCTGCCGCGACTCCAGAAGGAGTCGCGGATCAAGAAGGACATCGCGCCGAAGGTGGCGGCGGTCGAGGCGGCCAAGGAGATCCTGGACGCCGGCCAGACCCTCTTCGCCGCGGGCATCAAGCAGGACTCGGACCAGGAGGCTCTCCTCCACGACCTGCACCTGCTCACCGTCAAGCCGTTCCTGTACGTGTTCAACGTCGACGAGGACGAGCTGACGGACGACGCGTTCAAGGCCGAGCAGAGTGCGCTGGTCGCCCCTGCCGAGGCGATCTTCCTCAACGCCAAGCTGGAGCAGGACCTCGCCGAGCTCGACGAGGAGGACGCCCTGGAGCTCCTCCAGTCCGTCGGCGCGGAGGAGCCCGGCCTCGCCACGCTGGCCCGCGTCGGCTTCACCACCCTCGGCCTGCAGACGTACCTCACGGCAGGCCCCAAGGAATCCCGAGCCTGGACCATCAAGAAGGGCGCCACCGCCCCCGAGGCCGCCGGAGTCATCCACACCGACTTCCAGAAGGGCTTCATCAAGGCGGAGGTCATCTCCTTCGCCGACCTGGTGGAAACGGGCTCGGTCGCGGAGGCCCGCGCCAAGGGCAAGGCCCGTATGGAGGGCAAGGACTATGTGATGCAGGACGGGGATGTGGTGGAGTTCCGCTTCAACGTTTAG
- a CDS encoding DUF6542 domain-containing protein yields the protein MEQHRTRTPQSPPLRRGAPLPPQAGRGGARTTRQAGAGVPRTAPAVSPLVQAVRRFPNPRLTGLGSGLFCAASMFALACLDALLFGASPVVYGVLFLPVCALTAVWVRRADLVTAVVAVPISFAVGLLPIADSDGGFFGRVMGLVTALALHAGWLYGGTLVAGLIVTVRKLRMMSRRAAQRRRTA from the coding sequence GTGGAGCAACACAGAACTCGTACCCCTCAGTCACCGCCGCTGCGACGCGGCGCGCCCCTTCCCCCGCAGGCCGGACGGGGTGGAGCCCGTACGACCCGGCAGGCCGGGGCCGGTGTCCCGCGGACCGCGCCGGCCGTGTCACCGCTCGTGCAGGCCGTACGCCGGTTTCCGAACCCCCGGCTCACCGGGCTGGGCAGCGGGCTGTTCTGTGCCGCGTCGATGTTCGCGCTGGCCTGTCTCGACGCACTGCTGTTCGGGGCCTCGCCCGTCGTCTACGGGGTGCTGTTCCTGCCGGTGTGCGCCTTGACGGCGGTGTGGGTGCGGCGGGCCGACCTCGTCACGGCGGTCGTCGCCGTGCCGATCTCCTTCGCCGTCGGACTGCTGCCGATCGCCGACAGCGACGGGGGGTTCTTCGGGCGGGTGATGGGGCTGGTCACCGCACTCGCGCTGCACGCCGGGTGGCTGTACGGAGGCACGCTGGTCGCCGGGCTCATCGTCACCGTACGGAAGCTGCGGATGATGAGCCGTCGTGCCGCGCAGCGGCGCCGAACCGCCTGA